From one Caldithrix abyssi DSM 13497 genomic stretch:
- the pyk gene encoding pyruvate kinase codes for MQAFFDHKAKIICTIGPASEDEDTLRKIIQAGMDVARLNFSHGTHEEHRQKIERIRKVAAALGKPVAIMQDLQGPKIRIGRFKNPPVNLKPGNTFTITTRPILGDQSQVSTTYQNLPNDVKPGDVILVNDGLIKLRVQSKNATDVVCEVVNGGSLYDRRGINLPGVHISEPSLTDKDKEDVLFGLQQGIDYVALSFVRDAESIHELRAFMGERAVPIIAKLEKPEALENLEAIIDASDGVMVARGDLGVEISTEKVPSVQKTIIEKCMLKNKPVITATQMLDSMMVHPIPTRAEAADVANAIYDGSDAVMLSGETAFGSYPIESVKTMNNIIKESEKHQQFFRLKPDDRIENLLQDFPTSVCHSAYHSAFEIKARFIVVLTRSGFTALKMSNFRPEAPILALTTSPHTYRKMSLYWGVVPVLIENELFLTEDLSELEQMLKSGNWVKRSDRLVIIAGSSRQQGGTNLLRLHQVS; via the coding sequence ATGCAGGCATTTTTTGATCACAAGGCAAAAATCATTTGCACCATCGGGCCAGCCAGCGAAGATGAAGATACGCTAAGAAAGATCATCCAGGCCGGAATGGACGTGGCCCGCTTAAACTTTTCGCACGGTACGCATGAAGAACACCGCCAAAAAATCGAACGCATCCGCAAAGTCGCGGCAGCTCTGGGCAAGCCAGTGGCCATTATGCAGGACTTGCAGGGCCCCAAGATTCGCATTGGCCGTTTTAAAAATCCGCCGGTCAACCTGAAGCCGGGTAACACCTTTACCATTACCACACGCCCGATTTTAGGCGACCAGAGCCAGGTGAGCACCACCTACCAGAATTTGCCAAATGACGTTAAGCCCGGCGATGTTATTCTTGTAAACGATGGTCTCATCAAACTACGCGTTCAATCTAAAAACGCCACAGATGTTGTTTGCGAGGTCGTCAATGGCGGCAGCCTTTACGACAGGCGCGGCATTAACCTGCCCGGCGTACACATTTCCGAGCCTTCTTTAACCGATAAAGACAAAGAAGATGTGTTGTTCGGCCTTCAACAGGGCATCGATTATGTGGCGCTTTCTTTCGTAAGGGACGCCGAAAGCATTCACGAACTCAGGGCATTCATGGGAGAGCGGGCCGTCCCCATCATTGCCAAGCTGGAAAAGCCCGAAGCGCTGGAAAATTTAGAGGCCATTATCGATGCCAGCGACGGCGTGATGGTTGCTCGGGGCGATCTGGGCGTGGAAATTTCTACCGAAAAGGTGCCTTCGGTGCAAAAAACGATCATCGAAAAATGTATGTTAAAAAACAAACCCGTGATCACCGCCACGCAAATGCTGGACTCCATGATGGTGCATCCCATCCCCACCCGCGCCGAGGCTGCCGACGTGGCCAATGCCATTTATGATGGCAGCGACGCCGTCATGCTCTCCGGTGAAACCGCTTTTGGCAGCTACCCTATAGAATCCGTTAAAACAATGAACAATATCATTAAAGAAAGCGAAAAGCACCAACAGTTTTTCAGACTGAAGCCGGACGACCGGATTGAAAATCTTTTACAGGATTTTCCTACTTCCGTGTGTCACTCTGCCTATCACAGCGCCTTTGAAATTAAGGCCAGATTTATTGTTGTTTTGACACGCAGCGGGTTTACGGCATTGAAAATGTCTAATTTCCGGCCTGAAGCGCCGATTCTGGCCTTAACCACTTCTCCCCATACCTATCGAAAAATGAGTCTTTACTGGGGCGTTGTTCCGGTACTCATTGAAAACGAGCTTTTTTTAACGGAAGATCTTTCCGAGCTGGAACAAATGTTAAAAAGCGGCAACTGGGTTAAGCGCTCCGATCGGCTGGTTATTATTGCCGGTTCCAGCCGGCAGCAGGGCGGCACAAATCTTTTGCGTCTGCACCAGGTTAGTTAA
- the thyX gene encoding FAD-dependent thymidylate synthase: MEEILGKPFKILDDGFVRVVDYMGSDDSIVQAARVSYGKGTKKRHQDRGLIRYLIRHQHTTPFEMCEIKLHVRVPMDTWRQWIRHRTANVNEYSTRYSIAIDAAYQTAPDAWRLQATVNRQGSEGTLDAEQGEKLSARERELHQLSRKIYEERLQLGVAREQARKDLPLCTYTEAYWKIDLHNLLHFLHLRMDEHAQYEIRQYARTIGEQIVARWVPLTWEAFLDYVVNATTFSHLEKQILSAMFQGQSEKAVALAADFGWLVYKDGKLSGHIERLEFEKKLAEMGITPPWSE, from the coding sequence ATGGAAGAAATTTTGGGCAAGCCCTTTAAAATTTTAGATGATGGTTTTGTGCGCGTGGTCGACTACATGGGCAGCGACGATTCCATCGTTCAGGCAGCGCGCGTTTCTTACGGCAAGGGCACAAAAAAACGGCATCAGGATCGGGGACTGATCCGTTACCTCATCCGTCATCAGCACACCACGCCTTTTGAAATGTGCGAAATCAAATTGCACGTACGCGTTCCCATGGATACCTGGCGGCAATGGATTCGCCATCGTACGGCAAACGTAAACGAGTATTCCACGCGTTATTCCATCGCCATTGACGCCGCCTACCAAACGGCACCGGACGCCTGGAGATTGCAGGCCACGGTCAATCGCCAGGGCAGCGAAGGTACGCTGGATGCAGAACAGGGGGAAAAACTTAGCGCCAGAGAACGCGAATTGCATCAATTAAGCAGAAAAATTTACGAAGAACGCTTGCAACTGGGAGTTGCAAGGGAACAGGCTCGTAAAGATCTTCCGCTTTGCACCTACACCGAAGCCTACTGGAAAATAGATTTACACAACCTTCTGCACTTTTTACACCTGCGCATGGATGAACACGCCCAATACGAAATCCGCCAATATGCCAGAACCATTGGCGAACAAATTGTAGCCCGCTGGGTGCCGTTAACCTGGGAGGCTTTTCTGGATTACGTGGTCAACGCCACCACGTTTTCTCATCTTGAAAAACAAATTTTAAGCGCAATGTTCCAGGGACAAAGCGAAAAAGCCGTGGCTCTGGCCGCCGATTTTGGCTGGCTTGTTTACAAAGACGGTAAATTAAGCGGACACATTGAGCGTCTGGAATTTGAAAAGAAATTGGCAGAAATGGGCATTACGCCTCCATGGAGCGAGTGA
- the nth gene encoding endonuclease III, with product MTYNKLTGKELSRRQINEILKILEETYNGAETALKYKTPFQLLISTMLAAQSTDKRVNIVTEKLFKDYPDAASMRRMSEEQIREYIKTVGLYKAKAKNILNVSEILDEKYGGDIPATREELMALPGVGRKTANVVLSIAKNVPAIAVDTHVFRVSNRIGLARAKDVLNTEKQLMESIPKEKWSQAHHWLIWHGRKICRARNPLCTECPLNRICLYYRQNEKEDEGAAIAEK from the coding sequence ATGACTTATAACAAGCTCACAGGTAAGGAGCTCAGCAGACGGCAAATTAATGAAATACTGAAGATTCTGGAAGAAACATACAACGGGGCGGAGACGGCGTTAAAATATAAAACGCCCTTTCAATTGTTAATTTCGACCATGCTGGCCGCGCAAAGCACGGACAAACGCGTAAATATTGTGACAGAAAAGTTGTTTAAAGATTACCCAGACGCGGCTTCCATGCGGCGCATGAGCGAAGAGCAGATACGAGAATACATAAAAACCGTGGGGCTTTACAAAGCAAAAGCTAAAAATATTTTAAACGTAAGTGAGATCCTGGATGAGAAATACGGCGGCGACATCCCCGCCACGCGTGAAGAATTGATGGCTCTGCCGGGCGTAGGGCGAAAAACAGCCAACGTAGTTTTGAGCATTGCCAAAAACGTGCCGGCCATTGCGGTGGATACGCACGTGTTCCGCGTCAGCAACCGAATTGGACTGGCGCGAGCCAAAGACGTTTTGAACACGGAAAAACAATTGATGGAAAGCATTCCCAAAGAAAAATGGTCGCAGGCTCATCACTGGCTGATCTGGCACGGGCGAAAAATTTGCCGGGCGCGCAATCCTCTTTGCACGGAATGCCCGCTCAATCGAATCTGCTTGTATTACCGGCAAAATGAAAAAGAGGACGAAGGGGCGGCAATCGCTGAAAAATGA
- a CDS encoding inorganic phosphate transporter, with translation MGIEFYYYAVLILAMFAVFDIVVGVSNDAVNFLNSAIGSRVAPFYVIMIIAGLGLVSGVVFSSGMMEVARKGIFHPQFFTMPQLIVLFLAVMISDVILLDVFNSYGLPTSTTVSVVFELLGAAVAISLIKIFSESQSIAMLAEYINTSKALIIILGILLSVGIAFIVGAIVQFLTRLLFTFDFSKRLKKYGALWGGLALAFITYFILIKGAKGAAFITPEMLKWIQTHAFSMLAIIFAVSAIFLQILIFLNINILKPIVLIGTFALAMAFAANDLVNFIGVPMAGYHAYEAAVQTSAPLTTTMEALNSKVPAEPHLLLLAGIIMVVTLAFSKKARTVTKTEIDLSRQSEGEERFESVFLARKIVKFFIRFFDAVKKILPQSALNWFRKRLDSEHYHHHLADEHTPSFDLLRAGVNLMVASALISYATSHKLPLSTTYITFMVAMGTSFADMAWGRESAVYRVTGVLTVIAGWFMTAFAAFVSAALIATFIYFTKAIGVGIMLLVVIAFIARNHIKHKKRFIESEATEVYNLKKITDAHSSIHTTFEQMGFLVQKIRESLDTALEGLFQQNEYIIKNERAKNKTFQKWANIITANIFKCLRLLQKEEAELSYKYANTIRHLQRMVDGHRDIVNRSYLHVSNHHKGLLGVQIEELSELKNQLLEMLKDVENTLHANEELDYHKLEEKHTALETLAERLNEKQIERIKDGSSKTRLSILYYAIVNDALMLSKQNLKILEIFSEVLHGAKSVLEEN, from the coding sequence ATGGGAATTGAGTTTTACTACTATGCAGTTTTGATTCTGGCCATGTTTGCCGTTTTCGACATCGTTGTTGGCGTTAGTAATGATGCCGTTAACTTTCTGAATTCTGCCATTGGCTCGAGGGTTGCTCCTTTTTATGTGATTATGATCATTGCAGGTCTTGGTCTTGTTTCGGGCGTAGTTTTTTCCAGCGGCATGATGGAGGTAGCCCGTAAGGGAATCTTCCATCCGCAATTTTTTACCATGCCCCAGTTAATTGTGCTTTTTCTGGCTGTAATGATTAGCGACGTTATTTTGCTGGACGTCTTTAACAGTTACGGTCTTCCTACTTCCACCACGGTTTCGGTTGTATTCGAGCTGCTGGGCGCGGCCGTTGCTATTTCTTTAATAAAAATATTTTCTGAAAGTCAGTCTATCGCCATGCTGGCTGAGTACATCAACACCAGCAAAGCGTTGATTATTATACTTGGTATTTTACTCAGCGTGGGCATTGCTTTTATTGTAGGAGCGATTGTTCAGTTCTTAACGCGTCTGCTTTTTACATTTGATTTTAGCAAACGGCTGAAAAAGTATGGCGCCCTGTGGGGGGGGCTGGCCCTGGCTTTTATCACCTATTTCATTTTGATTAAAGGCGCTAAAGGCGCTGCTTTCATTACGCCGGAAATGTTAAAATGGATTCAAACGCACGCCTTTAGTATGCTGGCTATCATCTTTGCGGTTTCGGCCATATTTTTGCAGATATTGATCTTTTTAAATATTAATATTCTCAAACCCATTGTATTGATTGGAACGTTTGCTCTGGCCATGGCCTTTGCCGCCAACGATCTGGTTAACTTCATCGGTGTGCCCATGGCTGGCTATCACGCTTACGAGGCCGCTGTGCAAACCAGTGCGCCTTTAACCACAACCATGGAGGCGTTAAACAGCAAGGTGCCGGCAGAGCCGCATCTACTGCTGCTGGCTGGTATCATTATGGTTGTTACGCTGGCTTTTTCTAAAAAGGCGCGCACTGTAACTAAAACCGAAATTGATTTGAGTCGGCAGTCCGAAGGCGAAGAGCGCTTTGAATCCGTCTTTCTGGCCAGAAAAATTGTGAAGTTCTTTATTAGATTTTTCGATGCCGTCAAAAAAATTCTTCCGCAGTCGGCTCTAAACTGGTTTCGCAAAAGGCTGGATTCCGAACACTATCACCACCATCTGGCGGATGAACATACTCCTTCGTTCGATTTATTGCGCGCAGGGGTGAATTTGATGGTGGCCAGCGCGCTAATCTCTTACGCCACGTCGCACAAGCTGCCCCTTTCCACTACCTATATCACCTTTATGGTAGCCATGGGAACTTCCTTTGCCGATATGGCCTGGGGACGCGAGAGTGCCGTTTACCGCGTGACCGGTGTGTTGACGGTTATCGCCGGCTGGTTCATGACCGCCTTTGCCGCTTTTGTTTCGGCGGCGCTGATCGCTACTTTTATCTATTTTACCAAAGCTATCGGCGTGGGGATCATGCTTCTTGTGGTGATTGCATTTATAGCCCGCAATCACATTAAACATAAAAAACGTTTTATCGAAAGCGAAGCCACCGAAGTTTACAACCTGAAAAAGATTACCGATGCGCATTCGTCCATTCACACTACTTTCGAGCAGATGGGCTTTTTGGTGCAAAAAATTCGTGAATCCTTAGATACCGCGCTGGAAGGTCTTTTTCAGCAAAATGAATACATTATCAAAAACGAAAGAGCAAAGAATAAAACATTCCAGAAATGGGCTAACATCATAACGGCCAACATCTTTAAATGTCTGCGTCTTTTGCAAAAGGAAGAGGCAGAGCTTTCTTACAAATATGCCAACACCATTCGCCATTTGCAGCGCATGGTTGACGGCCACCGCGATATTGTAAACCGCTCGTATTTACACGTAAGTAACCACCACAAAGGACTGCTGGGCGTGCAAATTGAAGAATTAAGCGAACTTAAAAATCAACTGTTAGAAATGCTAAAGGATGTTGAAAATACGCTGCACGCCAACGAAGAGCTTGACTACCATAAATTGGAAGAAAAGCACACCGCGCTGGAAACTCTGGCCGAAAGACTAAACGAGAAACAGATCGAACGCATTAAAGACGGCTCTTCCAAAACGAGGTTGAGCATCCTGTATTACGCCATTGTCAATGATGCGCTAATGCTTTCCAAGCAAAATTTGAAGATTCTTGAGATTTTTTCCGAAGTGTTGCACGGGGCCAAATCGGTTCTTGAAGAAAATTAA
- a CDS encoding sodium/proline symporter produces the protein MEKIGSAYIHGDAYSLGAFIAYLVLVSLIGVFSSRFSSAGIREFFVGGRKMNRFVVALSAVVSGRSAWLLLGVTGMAYKIGPSAVWAVIGYIVVELFLFLFYGRRLRHFSEQFDCITLPDFFADRFEDRSGLLRLTLALIMVVFMVSYVSAQFVGGGKAFAASFGIETDYGILLTAGIVLLYTILGGFLAVSLTDMLQAILMILVLVLLPALAILHKGGLSVVLAQLQALDPKFVDPFALSVGAAIGFLGIGLGSPGNPHIIVRYMSIKEAEQLRYSAVVGTIWNVVMAWGAIFIGLVGRTYFTRPEMLPNHDTENLFPVLAQLHLHPILFGVAIAAVFAAIMSTADSQLLVAASSLVRDIYEKFIKKGQRLNKKQLVIYSRLTIFLLVIAALGLGYLARDLVFWLVLFAWAGLGASLGPTSILALFWKRTTRAGVMAGLLTGTLTTIIWYNIPALKSMIYELVPAFFLSALATVIVSLLTRPPAQVDDYFKSMRVANTARKHKETQD, from the coding sequence ATGGAAAAAATCGGCAGCGCGTACATTCACGGTGATGCTTACAGTCTGGGGGCATTTATCGCCTATTTAGTGTTAGTCAGTTTGATCGGCGTTTTTTCCAGCCGTTTTTCCTCCGCTGGTATTCGGGAATTTTTTGTCGGCGGGCGTAAGATGAACCGCTTTGTGGTTGCCCTGTCTGCCGTGGTTTCCGGACGCAGCGCCTGGTTGCTTTTAGGCGTAACGGGCATGGCTTACAAAATAGGGCCTTCGGCGGTGTGGGCGGTAATCGGATACATTGTAGTAGAATTATTCCTCTTTCTTTTCTACGGTAGAAGATTACGGCATTTTAGCGAACAATTTGACTGCATTACATTACCGGATTTTTTTGCAGATCGCTTCGAAGACCGCAGCGGACTTTTACGGCTAACGTTAGCCCTGATTATGGTTGTTTTTATGGTCAGTTATGTTTCCGCTCAGTTTGTCGGCGGCGGAAAGGCCTTTGCCGCCAGCTTTGGCATTGAAACGGATTATGGGATTTTACTCACCGCCGGAATTGTTCTGCTTTACACCATCTTAGGCGGCTTTTTGGCCGTAAGTTTAACGGATATGCTTCAGGCAATTTTGATGATTCTCGTGCTGGTCCTTCTTCCGGCGCTTGCCATCTTGCACAAAGGCGGGCTGAGCGTGGTACTGGCACAGCTACAGGCGCTTGATCCGAAGTTTGTTGATCCCTTTGCGCTTTCGGTCGGAGCCGCCATCGGATTTTTAGGCATCGGACTGGGTTCGCCGGGAAATCCACATATTATCGTTCGCTACATGTCGATCAAAGAAGCCGAACAGCTCCGCTATTCTGCCGTGGTCGGCACCATCTGGAATGTGGTCATGGCCTGGGGCGCCATTTTTATTGGTCTGGTTGGGCGCACCTATTTCACCCGCCCTGAAATGCTGCCCAACCACGACACGGAGAATCTGTTTCCCGTTCTGGCGCAACTGCATTTGCATCCCATTTTGTTTGGCGTTGCCATTGCCGCCGTATTTGCCGCCATCATGTCCACCGCCGATTCGCAGTTGCTGGTGGCCGCTTCCAGCCTGGTGCGCGATATTTACGAAAAATTCATCAAAAAAGGTCAGCGTCTGAATAAAAAACAACTGGTGATTTACAGCAGATTAACCATCTTTTTGTTGGTTATTGCGGCTCTGGGGCTGGGCTACCTGGCCAGAGATCTGGTGTTCTGGCTGGTGCTGTTTGCCTGGGCCGGTCTTGGCGCCTCGCTCGGGCCCACTTCTATTTTAGCCCTGTTCTGGAAACGCACCACCAGGGCAGGCGTTATGGCCGGGCTGCTCACCGGCACATTGACCACCATCATCTGGTACAATATTCCAGCTTTAAAGAGCATGATCTATGAACTGGTGCCGGCCTTTTTCCTCTCTGCTCTGGCAACGGTAATCGTGAGTCTCTTAACGCGTCCGCCCGCACAGGTGGACGACTATTTTAAATCAATGAGAGTAGCCAACACCGCACGGAAACACAAAGAAACACAGGATTGA